GCGAGGAGCTCGGCTTCGCCGTTCGGGTCGTGGCCGATGGCACCTGGGGGTTCGCGGCCACCATCGACCTCACCCCCGACGCCGCCGCCCGGGCCGCCGAGGAGGCCGTCGCGGTGGCCAAGGTCTCCGCCGCCATCAGCACCGAGCGCATCGAGCTGGCCGACGAGCCGGTCCACGCCGACGTCACGTGGGTGTCGAGCTACGACGTCGATCCCCGCGACGTCCCGCTGGCCGAGAAGGTGGCCCTGCTCGGCGACTGGAGCCGGCGCCTGCTGGGAGCCGACGCCGTCGACCACGTCAGCGCCGGCGTCGAGCAGGTCGTGGAGAACAAGTTCTACGCCGACCTCGCCGGCACCGTCACCACCCAGCAGCGGGTGCGCCTGCACCCCGTGCTCGAGGCCCACGGCCACGACGAGGCCACCGGCCGCTTCGACTCGATGCGGACCATCGCAGCACCGGTCGGCCGGGGTTGGGAGTACCTCGCCGGCAGCCCCGACGGCACCCCCGCCGCCTGGGACTGGGACGCCGAGCTGGCCGAGCTGCCCGGCCTGCTGGCCGAGAAGCTGGCGGCGCCGTCGGTCGAGGCCGGCACCTACGACTTGGTGATCGCGCCGTCCAACCTCTGGCTCACCATCCACGAGTCCATCGGCCACGCCACCGAGCTCGACCGGGCCCTCGGCTACGAGGCCAACTACGCCGGAACCTCGTTCGCCACGTGGGACAAGCTCGGCACCCTCGAGTACGGGTCGCCGATCATGCACGTGACCGGCGACCGCACCGGCGAGCA
This Acidimicrobiales bacterium DNA region includes the following protein-coding sequences:
- a CDS encoding TldD/PmbA family protein, which encodes MPHQVDPTFLARPLHSLADAALQRARELGVEHADFRLERLQGQSIRLRDGNLQGAQDSEELGFAVRVVADGTWGFAATIDLTPDAAARAAEEAVAVAKVSAAISTERIELADEPVHADVTWVSSYDVDPRDVPLAEKVALLGDWSRRLLGADAVDHVSAGVEQVVENKFYADLAGTVTTQQRVRLHPVLEAHGHDEATGRFDSMRTIAAPVGRGWEYLAGSPDGTPAAWDWDAELAELPGLLAEKLAAPSVEAGTYDLVIAPSNLWLTIHESIGHATELDRALGYEANYAGTSFATWDKLGTLEYGSPIMHVTGDRTGEHGLATIGYDDEGVATQSWDLVRDGTLVGYQIDRRMARLQGLGRSNGCAYADSPGHIPIQRMANVSLQPAADGPDTAGLIADVEDGLYVVGDKSWSIDMQRFNFQFTGQRFFRIRDGRLAGQVRDAAYQATTTDFWGSMDAVGGPQTWVLGGAFNCGKAQPGQVAPVSHGCPSARFRQVRILNTEQEAGQ